The genomic DNA TTGCTCTATGTGTGGGCCTAAATTTTGTGCGTATAAAATCAGTCGCGAAATAGCAAAAAACGAATGCGAAAGTTATCCAAAGGAAGAAAAATGAGTAATGAACAAATCTTAGAAGAGTTAAAAAAAGTAATCTATCCAGGATTTAAAAAAAGTATAGTTGAGTTTGGTTTTGTCAAATCAGTCGATCCTGATATCGTCGTAGAGGTCGTTTCGGCTAAACAAGAAGTCGCAGCTAGTGTGAAAAAGGATATTGAAGCTCTGAATTTAGGCAAAAATATAATCATACAAGCCCCAAAAGTAGAAGCCGAAAAAAGCAACTCAAGAAGTGGCAAAAACATAGCTCCACAGATTAAAAATTTCGTAATGGTAAGCAGTGGAAAAGGTGGTGTAGGCAAAAGCACAACTACACTAAATTTAGCCATTTCTATGGCAAAACAAGGCAAAAAAGTTGGTCTTTTAGACGCTGATATTTATGGTCCAAATATCCCAAGAATGTTAGGGTGCGAAAATATGCAACCAAGCGTTGTAGGTCAAAGACTAATGCCTATGCAAACTCATGGCATAGAGATGATGAGTATGGGTGTTTTGATCGAGGCTGGAACTGGTCTTATGTGGCGTGGAAGTATGATAATGAAAGCTATCACTCAGCTACTTGAAGAGGTCAATTGGAGCGATTTAGACGTGTTATTTTTGGATATGCCTCCAGGCACTGGTGACGCACAAATCACGCTAGCCCAAAGCGTTCCAGTCACAGCTGGGGTATGCGTGACAACACCACAAGTCGTAGCTCTTGATGACTCAGCTAGAAGCCTTGATATGTTTAATAAACTTCACATCCCAATAGCTGGAATAGTCGAAAATATGAGCGGATTTATCTGCCCGGATTGCGGCAAAGAGTATGATATATTTGGCAAAGACGGCGCAAATGAGCTAACTAGCAAATACAAAACTCAAATACTAGCTCAAATCCCAATCGAACCAGCTATAAGAATAGGCGGCGATAGCGGTAAGCCAGTAAGCTTCTATGAGCCAAACTCAGTATCTGCAAAAAGATACGAAGAAGCCACTATTAAGCTTTGGAGCGAGCTTGAAGAGATAAACAAAAATGGTGGTGCTGACAACTCAGCTATCCAGCCAGACAACAGTGGCAAGGCTGCTTGTCATTAAAATTATGCGTCTAGCTACGGCTAGGCGATCCAAATTTAAACCCACAAAATTTCTTAAAATATCCCATCAAATTTAGTTCTAATCTACTTTTAGATATAATCAGCCAAAAATTACAAATTTAAAGGAAATTTATGAGTATCAAAAACTTAGATGAACTTAAAAAATTCACTGATGAAATCCGCTCACAAAATGGCTACAAAGACCCACTAGCCTTTGCTATCGCAAGAGTGCAAAAAGGCAGCCAAAACAAGACTATAAACGTGCATTATAGCGTTGTAAATTATAAAGAAAATTATGGAAGTGCTGCAGTTTTAGCATGGGCTATAGAAAAAA from Campylobacter iguaniorum includes the following:
- a CDS encoding Mrp/NBP35 family ATP-binding protein, producing MSNEQILEELKKVIYPGFKKSIVEFGFVKSVDPDIVVEVVSAKQEVAASVKKDIEALNLGKNIIIQAPKVEAEKSNSRSGKNIAPQIKNFVMVSSGKGGVGKSTTTLNLAISMAKQGKKVGLLDADIYGPNIPRMLGCENMQPSVVGQRLMPMQTHGIEMMSMGVLIEAGTGLMWRGSMIMKAITQLLEEVNWSDLDVLFLDMPPGTGDAQITLAQSVPVTAGVCVTTPQVVALDDSARSLDMFNKLHIPIAGIVENMSGFICPDCGKEYDIFGKDGANELTSKYKTQILAQIPIEPAIRIGGDSGKPVSFYEPNSVSAKRYEEATIKLWSELEEINKNGGADNSAIQPDNSGKAACH